In Promicromonospora sukumoe, the following proteins share a genomic window:
- a CDS encoding ABC transporter permease translates to MSAVGQRPGRATASLRHRLAERGVDPVLLLLLPGLVVAVALFVYPFSYGIGLTVQPTAAMQEQWGGGIFANYVAFFRDPFVFDSVWLTMRLALPAALFNVLASVPVAMVLRHRFRGKRLLTSLLVLPITLGTVLTAQGLLIFAGRQGWINRVLLEFGLIDEPLKLVNNYLGVMFSLVITGFPFAFLLISSYLSGIDPSLEQAAKTLGAGWWQRFRRIVLPLLAPGLATTFVLTFVLAFSVFPSARLVGDAMGETRVMSLMAFRAFGEQNDYAMASTIALMMGAVELLVVVAVLGLRSLLYRGTTGGKG, encoded by the coding sequence GTGAGCGCCGTCGGGCAGCGGCCCGGGCGCGCGACCGCGAGCCTGCGGCACCGCCTTGCCGAGCGGGGCGTGGACCCGGTACTGCTCCTGCTCCTGCCGGGGCTCGTGGTCGCCGTCGCGCTGTTCGTGTACCCGTTCTCGTACGGGATCGGGCTCACGGTCCAGCCCACGGCGGCGATGCAGGAGCAGTGGGGCGGCGGGATCTTCGCCAACTACGTCGCGTTCTTCCGCGACCCGTTCGTGTTCGACTCCGTGTGGCTCACGATGCGGCTGGCCCTGCCCGCGGCGCTGTTCAACGTGCTGGCGTCGGTCCCGGTGGCGATGGTGCTGCGGCACCGCTTCCGCGGCAAGCGGCTGCTGACGTCGCTGCTCGTGCTGCCGATCACCCTGGGCACCGTGCTCACCGCGCAGGGGCTGCTGATCTTCGCGGGGCGGCAGGGCTGGATCAACCGGGTGCTGCTGGAATTCGGCCTGATCGACGAGCCGCTCAAGCTGGTGAACAACTACCTGGGCGTCATGTTCTCCCTGGTCATCACCGGCTTCCCGTTCGCGTTCCTGCTCATCTCGTCCTACCTGTCGGGCATCGACCCGTCGCTGGAGCAGGCCGCCAAGACGCTCGGTGCCGGCTGGTGGCAGCGGTTCCGGCGGATCGTCCTGCCGCTGCTCGCGCCCGGCCTCGCCACGACGTTCGTGCTCACCTTCGTGCTCGCCTTCTCGGTGTTCCCGTCGGCGCGGCTGGTCGGTGATGCCATGGGCGAGACCCGGGTCATGTCCCTCATGGCGTTCCGGGCGTTCGGGGAGCAGAACGACTACGCCATGGCGTCGACCATCGCGCTGATGATGGGCGCCGTCGAGCTGCTCGTCGTCGTCGCCGTGCTGGGCCTGCGCTCGCTGCTGTACCGCGGGACCACGGGAGGGAAGGGCTGA
- a CDS encoding ABC transporter permease → MATTSLERPLAARPSTWFVWAGMTAFGVFLLGILVAVVVDSFGRQWFDTWLPDGLTTERYAEAWDRFALGEVIGVTVGVAVLVVVISVLVGVPAAYVLARRDFPGKRAVMLLFLLPVLMPPITYGIPLATVMYSFGLGRTLTAVVLVNLVPSVPFVILTMTPFIEQINPAIESAARMCGARTWQVFTRVLAPLLVPGILAAAILVLVRTVGLFELTFLVSGPGSDTLVVAIYRGMTAAGGGEARQLISALSVIYTATMLVMLVVALRFVNPTQLVAQVKETRDD, encoded by the coding sequence ATGGCCACGACATCGCTGGAGCGGCCGCTCGCCGCGCGACCGTCCACCTGGTTCGTCTGGGCGGGCATGACGGCGTTCGGGGTGTTCCTGCTCGGCATCCTCGTCGCCGTCGTGGTCGACTCGTTCGGCCGCCAGTGGTTCGACACCTGGCTGCCCGACGGCCTGACCACCGAGCGCTACGCCGAGGCCTGGGACCGGTTCGCGCTGGGCGAGGTCATCGGCGTGACCGTCGGCGTCGCCGTGCTCGTCGTCGTCATCTCGGTGCTGGTGGGCGTGCCCGCCGCGTACGTGCTGGCCCGCCGCGACTTCCCGGGCAAGCGTGCCGTCATGCTGCTGTTCCTGCTGCCGGTGCTCATGCCGCCCATCACCTACGGCATCCCGCTCGCCACCGTCATGTACTCGTTCGGGCTGGGCCGCACGCTGACCGCCGTCGTGCTGGTCAACCTCGTGCCGTCCGTCCCGTTCGTGATCCTGACGATGACGCCGTTCATCGAGCAGATCAACCCCGCCATCGAGTCCGCCGCGCGGATGTGCGGGGCCCGGACCTGGCAGGTGTTCACCCGCGTCCTGGCCCCGCTGCTCGTGCCGGGTATCCTCGCGGCGGCCATCCTGGTGCTGGTACGGACCGTCGGTCTCTTCGAGCTGACGTTCCTCGTGTCGGGCCCTGGTTCGGACACACTCGTCGTCGCCATCTACCGTGGCATGACGGCAGCCGGCGGCGGTGAGGCGAGACAGCTCATCTCGGCCCTGTCGGTGATCTACACCGCGACGATGCTCGTCATGCTCGTGGTGGCGCTGCGGTTCGTGAACCCGACGCAGCTCGTGGCACAAGTCAAGGAGACACGTGATGACTGA
- a CDS encoding mannitol dehydrogenase family protein codes for MTEDRLHRDHLPGGIDAPVMPTAVGIVHLGIGAFHRAHQAVYTERAAIATGDTTWGILGVTQRSATVRDQLRPQGGVYTVLTAGEQESSVELIGSVVDVAYPAEETGRVLATIAAPTTHVVTLTITEKGYARRPDGSLDADAVRGDLEALAAGAGGAAAADGGVQPAASAIGLLVRGLAARAVSGVPITVLTCDNMVDNGRVLERLVREAADAALPGPEGDVLRAFLDQSVTFPCSMVDRIVPATTPEQRDQVEQTLGVRDEGLVVGEPFAQWVIEDRFAGPRPAWEAAGATLTKDVAPFEQAKLRLLNGTHSLVAYAGWLAGHSTIAGGVTDPEIAERARQYLFDDALPTLTAPEGLDLRQYGEQILARFANPHTGHTTAQVAMDGTQKIPFRWGGVLADSLAAGREPEGVAFGLAAWAEFVRRRTRSGEGVDDPRAAELEALVGAAEVPGGSDGLGDVEGLAGIEEDFRALLALPGLLPPGTPESFVDAVASEIDSVIG; via the coding sequence ATGACTGAGGACCGCCTGCACCGGGACCACCTCCCGGGCGGCATCGACGCACCCGTGATGCCGACGGCGGTGGGGATAGTCCACCTCGGCATCGGCGCGTTCCACCGGGCGCACCAGGCCGTCTACACGGAACGCGCCGCCATCGCGACGGGCGACACCACCTGGGGCATCCTGGGCGTCACCCAGCGGTCCGCGACCGTGCGCGACCAGCTCCGCCCCCAGGGCGGCGTGTACACGGTGCTCACCGCGGGCGAGCAGGAGTCGTCGGTCGAGCTGATCGGCTCCGTCGTCGACGTCGCCTACCCCGCCGAGGAGACCGGGCGCGTGCTCGCCACGATCGCGGCGCCGACCACCCACGTGGTCACGCTGACGATCACCGAGAAGGGGTACGCCCGGCGGCCCGACGGGTCGCTCGACGCCGACGCCGTGCGGGGGGACCTTGAGGCGCTCGCTGCTGGTGCGGGGGGTGCTGCTGCGGCCGACGGCGGGGTGCAGCCGGCGGCGTCGGCCATCGGTCTGCTGGTGCGCGGCCTCGCCGCGCGCGCCGTCTCTGGCGTGCCGATCACGGTGCTGACCTGCGACAACATGGTCGACAACGGGCGCGTGCTCGAACGCCTGGTGCGCGAGGCCGCGGACGCGGCCCTGCCCGGGCCCGAGGGCGACGTCCTGCGCGCGTTCCTCGACCAGAGCGTCACGTTCCCGTGCTCCATGGTCGACCGGATCGTGCCGGCGACCACCCCGGAGCAGCGCGACCAGGTGGAGCAGACGCTCGGCGTGCGGGACGAGGGCCTCGTGGTGGGCGAGCCGTTCGCGCAGTGGGTGATCGAGGACCGCTTCGCCGGGCCGCGCCCCGCGTGGGAGGCGGCGGGCGCCACGCTCACCAAGGACGTCGCGCCCTTCGAGCAGGCCAAGCTGCGGCTGCTCAACGGCACGCACTCGCTGGTCGCGTACGCGGGCTGGCTCGCGGGTCACTCGACGATCGCTGGCGGCGTGACCGACCCCGAGATCGCCGAGCGGGCGCGGCAGTACCTGTTCGACGACGCGCTGCCGACGCTCACCGCGCCCGAGGGCCTGGACCTGCGGCAGTACGGCGAGCAGATCCTCGCCCGGTTCGCGAACCCGCACACGGGGCACACCACGGCGCAGGTGGCGATGGACGGCACCCAGAAGATCCCGTTCCGCTGGGGCGGCGTCCTCGCGGACTCGCTGGCCGCGGGGCGGGAGCCGGAGGGGGTGGCGTTCGGCCTGGCCGCGTGGGCCGAGTTCGTCCGACGCCGGACGCGTTCCGGCGAGGGCGTCGACGACCCGCGCGCCGCGGAGCTCGAGGCGCTGGTCGGCGCCGCCGAGGTGCCGGGCGGCTCGGACGGGCTCGGCGACGTCGAGGGGTTGGCCGGCATCGAGGAGGACTTCCGGGCGCTGCTGGCGCTGCCGGGCCTGCTGCCGCCGGGGACGCCGGAGAGCTTCGTCGACGCGGTGGCGTCGGAGATCGACTCTGTCATCGGCTGA
- a CDS encoding Gfo/Idh/MocA family protein, with protein MRVTILGTGAIAGAHARAIADLPAHGVDATLVHAVDIDAARAEEFAREYGVPGHGTSLEDVLGETDVLHVCTPPGVHADVAVAALKAGVHVVVEKPATLSLAEIDRIAEAEAASTASFTQVVQHRFGHGARLLRRLLDDGALGRPLVATCDTLWFRGPAYFEVPWRGRWDTEGGGPTMGHGIHQFDLLLATLGPWSEVTAMAGRLARHVDTEDVSMAIVRFASGAMATITNSLLSPRETSDLRFDTEAATIELSHLYGYTDADWTFTPAADRDDVAQLWQPDPEALPSGHLAQLVPTYRAFAAGEAPPVTVADTRGTLELVAAIYRSAFTGSVVRAGEIGTGDPFHESMRGTGPSWPPLKATTP; from the coding sequence ATGAGAGTCACGATCCTGGGCACAGGTGCCATTGCCGGGGCCCACGCACGAGCGATCGCGGACCTGCCGGCGCACGGCGTGGACGCGACCCTGGTGCACGCCGTCGACATCGACGCGGCGCGGGCGGAGGAGTTCGCCCGCGAGTACGGCGTCCCCGGGCACGGGACCTCCCTGGAGGACGTGCTGGGCGAGACCGACGTGCTGCACGTCTGCACGCCGCCGGGCGTGCACGCCGACGTCGCCGTGGCCGCGCTCAAGGCGGGCGTGCACGTGGTGGTCGAGAAGCCCGCCACGCTGTCCCTCGCCGAGATCGACCGCATCGCGGAGGCCGAGGCCGCCTCGACGGCGTCGTTCACGCAGGTGGTGCAGCACCGGTTCGGGCACGGCGCGCGCCTGCTGCGCCGTCTGCTCGACGACGGCGCGCTGGGTCGCCCGCTCGTCGCGACCTGCGACACGCTGTGGTTCCGCGGGCCCGCGTACTTCGAGGTGCCGTGGCGCGGCCGCTGGGACACCGAGGGCGGCGGCCCCACGATGGGGCACGGCATCCACCAGTTCGACCTGCTGCTGGCGACGCTCGGGCCGTGGTCCGAGGTGACGGCCATGGCGGGCCGGCTGGCCCGGCACGTGGACACCGAGGACGTCTCGATGGCGATCGTCCGGTTCGCGAGCGGCGCGATGGCCACGATCACCAACTCGCTGCTGTCCCCGCGGGAGACCTCTGACCTGCGGTTCGACACCGAGGCCGCGACGATCGAGCTGTCGCACCTGTACGGGTACACGGACGCGGACTGGACGTTCACGCCCGCGGCCGACCGGGACGACGTCGCGCAGCTGTGGCAGCCCGACCCCGAGGCCCTGCCCTCGGGGCACCTCGCCCAGCTCGTGCCGACCTACCGGGCGTTCGCCGCGGGCGAGGCGCCGCCGGTGACCGTGGCCGACACCCGCGGCACGCTGGAGCTCGTCGCCGCGATCTACCGGTCGGCGTTCACGGGTTCGGTCGTTCGTGCGGGCGAGATTGGCACGGGCGACCCGTTCCACGAGTCGATGCGCGGCACGGGCCCGAGCTGGCCCCCGCTGAAGGCCACGACCCCCTGA
- a CDS encoding serine hydrolase domain-containing protein has protein sequence MKANRRVRAALGVVVAGALPLTGAGAVTAAQAAPSAPATTTTPANPLDVPTADDALALSQQVLEAAEQAASAPAARARTTTDAGIRRELDRAVSALVDDGAVAVTARVETPDLTWAGADGVRELGGHARARTSDPFRAASNTKPMIATLVMQEIEKGTWTLDTSVEDVLPGALPRDVTIEQLLSHTSGAPTASEYLILDKMQDPADIDEYFEVLGDHYSDGDHVRAAHTAPWMLEPGTGFSYSNAGFVTLGMMLEKVNKTDLDELLEERVFEPAGMRSTDYPEGPHKRGALLADAAWMGPGTAGWYSVEHFDPTLFRAAGAVTSTTKDLAAFNEALVTGELVSPATITDMLTPRSAEPIEYGLGTYRVPDPCVPGEYLYGHDGASFGTLSYNLTSLDGERQVTFGVTGRNMTLDQEALYDLTDLLVPMFTASC, from the coding sequence ATGAAGGCGAACCGCCGAGTCAGAGCAGCCCTGGGCGTGGTGGTGGCGGGCGCCCTGCCGCTCACCGGGGCGGGCGCGGTGACGGCGGCGCAGGCCGCGCCGTCGGCCCCCGCGACCACCACGACGCCCGCGAACCCCCTGGACGTGCCGACCGCCGACGACGCCCTGGCGCTGTCGCAGCAGGTGCTGGAGGCAGCCGAGCAGGCCGCCTCCGCGCCCGCCGCCCGCGCGCGGACGACGACGGACGCCGGCATCCGCCGCGAGCTCGACCGGGCCGTGTCCGCCCTGGTGGACGACGGCGCCGTCGCCGTCACCGCGCGGGTCGAGACGCCGGACCTGACCTGGGCCGGAGCCGACGGCGTCCGCGAGCTCGGGGGCCACGCGCGAGCCCGGACCTCCGACCCGTTCCGCGCGGCCAGCAACACCAAGCCGATGATCGCCACGCTGGTCATGCAGGAGATCGAGAAGGGCACCTGGACGCTCGACACCAGCGTCGAGGACGTGCTGCCCGGCGCCCTGCCGCGCGACGTGACGATCGAGCAGCTGCTCAGCCACACGTCGGGCGCCCCGACGGCGTCGGAGTACCTGATCCTCGACAAGATGCAGGACCCGGCCGACATCGACGAGTACTTCGAGGTGCTGGGCGACCACTACTCCGACGGCGACCACGTCCGGGCCGCGCACACCGCGCCCTGGATGCTGGAGCCGGGCACGGGCTTCTCCTACTCCAACGCCGGGTTCGTCACGCTCGGGATGATGCTGGAGAAGGTGAACAAGACCGACCTCGACGAGCTCCTGGAGGAGCGCGTGTTCGAGCCGGCCGGCATGCGGTCGACCGACTACCCGGAGGGCCCCCACAAGCGCGGGGCGCTCCTGGCGGACGCCGCCTGGATGGGCCCCGGCACCGCCGGCTGGTACTCGGTCGAGCACTTCGACCCGACGCTGTTCCGCGCCGCGGGCGCCGTCACTAGCACGACCAAGGACCTCGCGGCCTTCAACGAGGCCCTGGTCACCGGCGAGCTGGTCTCGCCCGCGACCATCACCGACATGCTGACGCCGCGCAGCGCCGAGCCGATCGAGTACGGCCTGGGCACCTACCGCGTGCCCGACCCGTGCGTGCCCGGCGAGTACCTGTACGGGCACGACGGCGCGAGCTTCGGCACGCTGAGCTACAACCTCACCTCGCTCGACGGCGAGCGGCAGGTCACCTTCGGGGTCACCGGGCGGAACATGACGCTCGACCAGGAGGCGCTGTACGACCTCACCGACCTGCTGGTCCCGATGTTCACGGCATCCTGCTGA
- a CDS encoding LacI family DNA-binding transcriptional regulator: MAQAVHRRASIADVARAAGVSVGTVSNVLNRPDRVLPGTRGRVQAAISELSFVRNGSARQLRAGTITTIGAVVLDIAKPFFTNMARGIQERLDQRDFTLMVASSDDDPDREQRYLRLFEEHGVQGVMVVPATDDIEHLLAVRRRGTGVVLLDRPSSDPSISSVAVDDVRGGELAARHLLDEGHTRIVFLNGPHTIRQCADRYEGVVKELVAAGLDPATALVEITVSSLNAEGGEAAIRGLLESGDRPTAVFCVNDLVALGVLRTMRTENIAVPADVAVVGYDDVAFAAELSTPLTSVRQPTHELGARAADLLLNGPDAPAEHVMFQPTLVVRASSTPTPPQ; the protein is encoded by the coding sequence ATGGCCCAGGCCGTTCACCGTCGAGCATCCATCGCTGACGTCGCACGTGCGGCGGGTGTATCCGTCGGCACGGTCTCCAACGTGCTCAACCGACCCGATCGAGTATTGCCGGGTACCCGCGGCCGCGTACAGGCAGCCATCAGCGAGCTGAGCTTCGTGCGCAACGGGTCTGCAAGGCAACTAAGAGCAGGAACTATCACCACGATCGGCGCCGTCGTCCTGGACATCGCCAAACCGTTCTTCACGAACATGGCGCGTGGCATCCAGGAGCGCCTGGACCAGAGAGACTTCACACTCATGGTCGCGTCGTCGGACGACGACCCCGACCGCGAGCAGCGCTACCTGCGCCTGTTCGAGGAGCACGGCGTGCAGGGCGTCATGGTGGTGCCGGCCACGGACGACATCGAGCACCTGCTCGCCGTCCGCCGGCGCGGCACCGGGGTCGTGCTGCTGGACCGCCCGTCGTCGGACCCGAGCATCTCGTCCGTCGCCGTCGACGACGTCCGCGGCGGCGAGCTCGCCGCGCGGCACCTGCTCGACGAGGGGCACACCCGGATCGTCTTCCTCAACGGCCCGCACACGATCCGGCAGTGCGCCGACCGGTACGAGGGCGTGGTCAAGGAGCTGGTCGCCGCCGGGCTCGACCCCGCGACCGCGCTGGTCGAGATCACGGTGTCCAGCCTGAACGCCGAGGGCGGGGAGGCCGCGATCCGCGGGCTGCTGGAGTCGGGCGACCGGCCCACCGCCGTCTTCTGCGTCAACGACCTGGTCGCGCTGGGCGTGCTGCGCACGATGCGCACGGAGAACATCGCCGTCCCCGCCGACGTCGCGGTCGTGGGGTACGACGACGTCGCGTTCGCCGCCGAGCTGTCCACGCCCCTGACGTCGGTGCGCCAACCGACCCACGAGCTCGGCGCCCGCGCGGCGGACCTGCTGCTGAACGGGCCGGACGCGCCGGCCGAGCACGTGATGTTCCAGCCGACGCTGGTGGTCCGCGCGTCGAGCACCCCCACCCCGCCGCAGTAG
- a CDS encoding APC family permease: MSQPTAEEHAALGEEPTELKRVMGPKLLLLFIVGDILGTGIYALTGKVAGQVGGAAWAPFVVAFAIALITAFSYLELVTKYPRAAGAALYTHKAFGVHLLTFMVCYTVMCSGITSASTASRAFASNLAVGFGLDADNATLVITVALVFMGVVAAVNLRGVGESVKANIFLTLVELSGLLLVIMIGFYAAFAGQVDFSRTIVFEDPNDKGAFFAVTAATALAFFAMVGFEDSVNMAEETHDPVRNFPKMMIAGIGITGVIYVLVSLFAVAIVPVGILAESETPLVTVVETAAPGIPAGDILPFISMFAVANSALINMLMASRLLYGMAKQNVLPGVLGRVGARRQTPWVAILVTTAISFGLIYFVSRDPDNDVVAALGDTTALLLLGVFAIVNVCVLVLRRDPIDRRHFVAPTVLPIVGAIACAFFVGPWTGRDPLTYTIAGWLLGIGLVLWVLTWLTNRIVGQRENTDVEALNEREGGVN, translated from the coding sequence ATGAGCCAGCCAACGGCCGAGGAGCACGCAGCCCTCGGCGAGGAACCGACCGAGCTCAAGCGGGTGATGGGGCCCAAGCTCCTCCTTCTCTTCATCGTGGGCGACATCCTCGGGACGGGCATCTACGCGCTCACCGGCAAGGTGGCCGGCCAGGTCGGCGGCGCGGCGTGGGCGCCCTTCGTCGTGGCGTTCGCCATCGCGCTCATCACCGCGTTCTCGTACCTCGAGCTGGTGACCAAGTACCCGCGGGCGGCGGGCGCGGCGCTCTACACGCACAAGGCGTTCGGGGTCCACCTGCTCACGTTCATGGTCTGCTACACGGTCATGTGCTCGGGCATCACGTCGGCGTCGACGGCGTCCCGGGCGTTCGCCTCGAACCTCGCCGTGGGCTTCGGGCTCGACGCCGACAACGCGACCCTCGTCATCACGGTCGCCCTGGTCTTCATGGGTGTGGTCGCCGCCGTGAACCTGCGCGGCGTCGGCGAGAGCGTCAAGGCGAACATCTTCCTGACGCTCGTCGAGCTGTCCGGCCTGCTGCTCGTGATCATGATCGGGTTCTACGCGGCGTTCGCCGGCCAGGTCGACTTCTCCCGGACGATCGTGTTCGAGGACCCGAACGACAAGGGCGCCTTCTTCGCCGTCACGGCCGCGACCGCCCTGGCCTTCTTCGCGATGGTCGGCTTCGAGGACTCCGTGAACATGGCCGAGGAGACGCACGACCCGGTCCGGAACTTCCCCAAGATGATGATCGCCGGCATCGGCATCACCGGGGTCATCTACGTGCTCGTCTCCCTGTTCGCCGTCGCCATCGTGCCGGTCGGCATCCTGGCGGAGAGCGAGACACCGCTGGTGACCGTGGTCGAGACTGCGGCGCCGGGCATCCCGGCGGGCGACATCCTCCCGTTCATCTCGATGTTCGCCGTGGCCAACTCGGCCCTGATCAACATGCTCATGGCCAGCCGCCTGCTGTACGGCATGGCCAAGCAGAACGTGCTGCCCGGTGTGCTGGGGCGGGTGGGCGCGCGCCGGCAGACGCCGTGGGTGGCCATCCTCGTCACGACGGCGATCTCGTTCGGCCTGATCTACTTCGTCAGCCGGGACCCGGACAACGACGTCGTCGCGGCGCTCGGCGACACCACCGCGCTGCTGCTGCTCGGGGTGTTCGCCATCGTCAACGTCTGCGTGCTGGTGCTGCGCCGCGACCCGATCGACCGGAGGCACTTCGTGGCGCCCACCGTGCTGCCGATCGTCGGCGCGATCGCCTGCGCGTTCTTCGTCGGCCCCTGGACCGGGCGCGACCCGCTCACCTACACGATCGCGGGCTGGCTGCTCGGCATCGGGCTGGTGCTGTGGGTGCTGACGTGGCTCACGAACCGAATCGTGGGGCAGCGCGAGAACACAGACGTCGAGGCCCTGAACGAGCGGGAGGGCGGCGTCAACTAA
- a CDS encoding substrate-binding domain-containing protein — protein sequence MTHEAPLPSERRERLISRVRETGSARVSDLSRWLGVTPVTVRRDLALLVLEGTLEKVHGGARIPARAPGRQETEDAADVGQPTIGVVVPSLDYYWPEVIRGARAAAHGTARLILRGGSYDVDQIRHQLTALVGDDGGPGVDGLLVAPPVDGPDATALGDWLADLDLPVVLMERRLAAGPYREPLESVATDHALGSGTAARHLAERGHRQVGLVTSRTSPTSAAVRRGFCTVADELGLDVVLDLETVPLSDAGWAGDAESVLDKCAETGVTALLVHSDREAISLVEQARERGVRVPADLAVVAYDDEVAGLADPPLTAVSPPKAAIGAGAVELLTRRLGIAGADGNGVAAGAGLGADRPVHRIELSPRLNVRASSGAR from the coding sequence ATGACGCACGAAGCGCCGCTCCCGAGCGAGCGTCGGGAGCGCCTGATCTCGCGGGTGCGGGAGACCGGGTCGGCACGGGTGAGCGACCTGTCGCGCTGGCTCGGCGTGACACCGGTGACCGTGCGGCGCGACCTCGCGCTGCTCGTCCTGGAGGGCACGCTGGAGAAGGTGCACGGCGGCGCCCGCATCCCGGCGCGCGCGCCGGGCAGGCAGGAGACCGAGGACGCCGCCGACGTCGGGCAGCCGACCATCGGCGTCGTCGTGCCCTCGCTCGACTACTACTGGCCCGAGGTGATCCGCGGCGCGCGCGCCGCCGCGCACGGGACCGCGCGGCTGATCCTGCGCGGCGGCTCGTACGACGTGGACCAGATCCGGCACCAGCTCACGGCGCTCGTCGGCGACGACGGCGGCCCCGGGGTCGACGGCCTGCTCGTGGCCCCGCCCGTCGACGGGCCCGACGCGACGGCGCTGGGCGACTGGCTCGCCGACCTGGACCTGCCCGTGGTGCTGATGGAGCGCCGCCTGGCGGCGGGCCCGTACCGCGAGCCGCTGGAGTCGGTGGCGACGGACCACGCACTGGGCTCGGGCACGGCGGCGCGCCACCTCGCGGAGCGCGGGCACCGGCAGGTGGGGCTCGTGACGTCGCGGACCAGCCCGACGTCGGCCGCCGTCCGCCGGGGGTTCTGCACGGTGGCCGACGAGCTGGGGCTCGACGTGGTGCTCGACCTGGAGACCGTGCCGCTGTCCGACGCCGGCTGGGCCGGCGACGCGGAATCGGTGCTCGACAAGTGCGCGGAGACGGGCGTCACGGCGCTCCTGGTGCACTCCGACCGCGAGGCGATCTCGCTGGTGGAGCAGGCCCGGGAGCGCGGTGTGCGCGTGCCCGCGGACCTCGCGGTGGTCGCCTACGACGACGAGGTGGCCGGCCTGGCCGACCCCCCGCTCACCGCGGTGAGCCCGCCGAAGGCCGCGATCGGCGCCGGCGCGGTGGAGCTGCTGACGCGCCGGCTGGGCATCGCCGGGGCCGACGGCAACGGCGTCGCGGCGGGCGCCGGGCTGGGCGCCGACCGTCCGGTGCACCGGATCGAGCTGAGCCCCCGCCTGAACGTCCGGGCGTCGAGCGGCGCCCGCTGA